A region from the Corynebacterium halotolerans YIM 70093 = DSM 44683 genome encodes:
- the trxB gene encoding thioredoxin-disulfide reductase, producing MTANDTIHEVAIIGSGPAGYTAALYAARAELKPIVFEGYEYGGALMNTTEIENYPGFRKGIMGPELMEDMRSQAERFGADLRMELVDRVELNGHVKKIWVGDELHQARTVILATGAQARLLGVEGEEKLMGRGVSTCATCDGFFFKGREIAVVGGGDSAMEEAIFLTKFADKVTIVHRREAFRASAIMLERARANDKIEFTTNKVVDHVIESDGKVGGIKLRDTITGELSDLDVAAMFVAIGHDPRSEFLDGQIDLKEGGYVDVEEPSTRTNIAGVFACGDLVDDHYQQAITAAGSGCRAAIDAEHYLAAVSAA from the coding sequence TACACCGCCGCCCTCTACGCCGCCCGCGCCGAGCTCAAGCCCATCGTCTTCGAGGGCTACGAGTACGGCGGCGCCCTGATGAACACCACGGAGATCGAGAACTACCCCGGTTTCCGCAAGGGCATCATGGGTCCGGAGCTGATGGAGGACATGCGCTCCCAGGCCGAGCGTTTCGGCGCCGATCTGCGCATGGAACTCGTGGACCGCGTTGAGCTGAACGGCCACGTCAAGAAGATCTGGGTCGGCGACGAGCTGCACCAGGCCCGCACCGTCATCCTGGCCACCGGCGCGCAGGCCCGCCTGCTGGGCGTGGAGGGCGAGGAGAAGCTGATGGGCCGCGGTGTGTCCACCTGCGCCACCTGCGACGGCTTCTTCTTCAAGGGCCGCGAGATCGCCGTCGTCGGTGGCGGCGACTCCGCCATGGAGGAGGCCATCTTCCTGACCAAGTTCGCCGACAAGGTCACCATCGTCCACCGCCGTGAGGCCTTCCGCGCCTCCGCCATCATGCTCGAGCGCGCCCGCGCGAACGACAAGATCGAGTTCACCACCAACAAGGTCGTCGACCACGTCATCGAGTCCGACGGCAAGGTCGGCGGCATCAAGCTGCGCGACACCATCACCGGCGAGCTCTCCGACCTGGACGTCGCCGCCATGTTCGTCGCCATCGGCCACGATCCGCGCTCCGAGTTCCTCGACGGCCAGATCGACCTCAAGGAGGGCGGCTACGTCGACGTCGAGGAACCCTCCACCCGCACCAACATCGCCGGCGTCTTCGCCTGCGGTGACCTCGTGGACGACCACTACCAGCAGGCCATCACCGCCGCCGGCTCCGGCTGCCGCGCCGCCATCGACGCCGAGCACTACCTCGCCGCCGTCAGCGCGGCGTAG
- the trxA gene encoding thioredoxin: protein MTNVIDVTQDTFKSTVIESDKPVIVDFWAEWCGPCKKLSPMIEEIAEEMGDQVTVAKVDVDSERTLGAMFQIMSIPSVLIFKDGEKVDEFVGVRPKSEIVAKLNAQL from the coding sequence ATGACCAACGTCATCGACGTCACCCAGGACACCTTCAAGTCCACCGTCATCGAGTCCGACAAACCCGTCATCGTCGACTTCTGGGCCGAATGGTGCGGCCCCTGCAAGAAGCTCAGCCCCATGATCGAGGAGATCGCCGAGGAGATGGGTGACCAGGTCACCGTCGCCAAAGTCGACGTCGACTCCGAGCGCACCCTGGGGGCCATGTTCCAGATCATGTCCATCCCGTCCGTGCTGATCTTCAAGGACGGCGAGAAGGTCGACGAGTTCGTCGGCGTCCGCCCCAAGTCCGAGATCGTGGCGAAGCTGAATGCCCAGCTGTAG
- a CDS encoding N-acetylmuramoyl-L-alanine amidase, protein MTQVVRVGDRSPRVAETRSTLARLGLLSGYEGEVVDWKSQKYSEEDKFFDEDLAEYLKAFQQSRGIIPTGEIDELTLRELRHASYTLGARVLSYQPNNVLVGDDVAQLQDQLQELGFYAHRRDGHFGEYTHQALASFQLNSGIQNDGICGPETLRALTLLGRRITGGSPQAIRELEYVRAAGPRLAGKRVVIDPALGGANKGQVVTGRYGQITEEELLWDLATRVEGRMIAAGMETIISRPRMDDPEAKDRADIANAFGADLMICLQCDSYQNEKASGVATFYFGSEIGASSLIGETLSGFIQREIAARTDLINCGNHGRTWELLRLTRMPTVEVVAGYLTNPGDVAILTDPVMRDNIAEAIVVAVKRLYLLDQDDQPTGTYNFSELLRAELQ, encoded by the coding sequence GTGACGCAGGTAGTCCGTGTCGGTGACCGCAGCCCACGGGTGGCCGAGACGCGCTCAACCCTGGCGCGCCTGGGCCTCCTGTCGGGATACGAGGGAGAGGTCGTGGACTGGAAGTCCCAGAAGTACAGCGAGGAAGACAAGTTCTTCGACGAGGACCTGGCTGAGTACCTCAAGGCCTTCCAGCAGTCCCGCGGCATCATCCCCACCGGTGAGATCGACGAACTGACCCTCCGCGAATTACGCCACGCCTCCTACACCCTCGGCGCCCGCGTCCTGTCCTACCAGCCGAACAACGTGCTGGTCGGCGACGACGTCGCCCAGCTGCAGGATCAGCTCCAGGAGCTCGGCTTCTACGCGCACCGCCGTGACGGGCACTTCGGTGAGTACACCCACCAGGCCCTGGCGTCCTTCCAGCTCAACTCGGGCATCCAGAACGACGGCATCTGCGGACCCGAGACCCTGCGGGCCCTGACCCTGCTCGGACGCCGCATCACCGGCGGCTCGCCGCAGGCGATCCGCGAGCTCGAGTACGTCCGGGCCGCGGGCCCCCGGCTGGCGGGCAAGCGGGTGGTCATCGATCCCGCCCTGGGCGGGGCGAACAAGGGGCAGGTGGTCACGGGCCGCTACGGCCAGATCACCGAGGAGGAGCTCCTCTGGGATCTCGCCACCCGGGTCGAGGGACGGATGATCGCCGCCGGGATGGAGACCATCATCTCGCGGCCGCGGATGGATGACCCGGAGGCGAAGGACCGCGCCGACATCGCCAATGCCTTCGGCGCCGATCTGATGATCTGCCTGCAGTGCGACTCGTACCAGAACGAGAAGGCCTCAGGGGTGGCCACGTTCTACTTCGGCTCCGAGATCGGCGCCAGCTCGCTGATCGGGGAGACCCTGTCCGGGTTCATCCAGCGCGAGATCGCCGCCCGCACCGACCTGATCAACTGCGGTAACCACGGCCGCACCTGGGAGCTGCTGCGGCTGACCAGGATGCCGACCGTCGAGGTCGTCGCCGGCTACCTCACCAACCCCGGCGACGTGGCCATCCTGACCGACCCGGTCATGCGCGACAACATCGCCGAGGCCATCGTCGTGGCCGTCAAGCGTCTCTACCTGCTCGACCAGGACGACCAGCCGACCGGCACCTACAACTTCTCCGAGCTGCTGCGCGCGGAACTGCAGTAG